Proteins encoded together in one Bacteroides ovatus window:
- a CDS encoding TIGR00730 family Rossman fold protein — MNQINSVCVYSASSTKIDAVYFQAAETLGRLLAEHHIRLINGAGSIGLMCSVADAVLKNGGEVTGVIPRFMVEQNWHHTGLTELIEVESMHERKQKMANLSDGIIALPGGCGTLEELLEIITWKQLGLYLNPIIILNTNRFFDPLLEMLEKAIDENFMRRQHGDIWKVAQTPEEAVQLLYETPVWDISIRKFAAI, encoded by the coding sequence ATGAACCAGATAAATTCCGTATGCGTATATAGCGCTTCCAGTACCAAGATAGATGCTGTTTACTTTCAAGCAGCCGAGACTCTCGGCCGTCTGCTTGCCGAACACCATATCCGTTTGATAAACGGAGCTGGAAGTATCGGTCTGATGTGCTCTGTGGCAGATGCTGTGTTGAAAAATGGCGGTGAAGTGACCGGAGTGATTCCCCGCTTCATGGTGGAACAAAACTGGCATCATACTGGACTGACAGAGCTGATCGAGGTAGAATCCATGCACGAACGCAAACAGAAGATGGCCAATTTGAGTGATGGTATCATCGCTTTGCCGGGTGGATGCGGTACCCTTGAAGAATTGCTGGAAATTATCACTTGGAAACAATTGGGGTTGTATCTCAATCCGATTATAATTCTCAATACAAACAGATTTTTCGATCCATTGCTCGAAATGCTTGAAAAAGCAATCGATGAAAACTTTATGCGACGCCAACACGGTGATATATGGAAAGTGGCGCAGACACCGGAAGAAGCTGTTCAGCTGCTTTATGAGACTCCTGTATGGGATATTTCCATTCGTAAATTTGCAGCGATATGA
- a CDS encoding DUF4271 domain-containing protein, with amino-acid sequence MIGDTLSSQNTDTLSLLQQKQISPAKADSDSLQLADLHAVQEVDSGFEGTPISYSPRTDDAIALTLLACFFLSSIALARGKKFLSQQVKDFVLHRERTSIFDSSTAADVRYLLVLVLQTCVLSGITFLNYFHDTCPALMDHVSSLLLLGIYVGFCLAYFLLKWLLYMFLGWTFFDKNKTNIWLESYSALIYYVGFALFPFVLFLVYFDLSLTNLVIIGSIILIFTKILMFYKWIKLFFHQFSGLFLLILYFCALEIVPCLLLYQGMIQMNNILLIKF; translated from the coding sequence ATGATAGGTGATACACTAAGTTCCCAGAACACGGATACCTTGTCTCTTCTCCAGCAGAAACAGATTAGTCCGGCAAAGGCAGACAGTGATAGCCTGCAGTTGGCCGATCTTCATGCTGTACAAGAGGTTGATTCTGGCTTTGAAGGAACCCCTATCTCCTACTCTCCCCGTACGGATGATGCTATTGCGCTGACATTGCTGGCTTGCTTCTTTCTCTCCTCCATTGCCTTGGCACGTGGAAAGAAATTTCTCTCCCAACAGGTGAAAGACTTTGTATTGCATCGCGAACGGACGAGCATTTTTGATAGCTCTACGGCGGCTGATGTGCGTTATCTCCTTGTGCTTGTATTGCAGACCTGTGTCTTGTCGGGCATCACATTTCTCAATTATTTTCATGATACATGTCCCGCTCTGATGGACCATGTATCCTCTCTCCTTTTGCTGGGTATTTACGTTGGTTTTTGCCTCGCTTATTTCTTACTAAAATGGTTGCTTTATATGTTTCTGGGGTGGACGTTTTTTGATAAAAATAAGACAAATATATGGCTGGAATCGTATTCTGCGCTCATATATTATGTCGGATTTGCCCTTTTTCCGTTCGTTCTTTTCCTGGTTTATTTTGATTTGAGTCTAACGAATTTGGTTATAATTGGGTCTATTATTTTAATTTTCACTAAAATATTGATGTTTTATAAGTGGATAAAGCTTTTTTTTCATCAATTTAGCGGGCTTTTCCTATTAATTTTGTACTTTTGCGCTCTTGAAATAGTACCTTGTCTTTTACTGTATCAGGGTATGATTCAAATGAACAATATTTTGCTAATAAAATTTTAG
- a CDS encoding uroporphyrinogen-III synthase: MKIRKVLVSQPKPASEKSPYYDIAEKYGVKIDFRPFIKVESLSAKEFRQQKISILDHTAVIFTSRHAIDHFFTLCTELRVTIPETMKYFCVTEAVALYIQKYVQYRKRKIFFGATGKIEDLIPSIVKHKTEKYLVPMSDVHNDDVKNLLDKNSIQHTEAVMYRTVSNDFTPDEEFDYDMLVFFSPAGVTSLKKNFPDFNQKEIKIGTFGSTTAQAVRDAGLRLDLEAPTVQAPSMTAALDMFIKENNK; encoded by the coding sequence TTGAAAATTAGAAAAGTACTAGTGTCGCAGCCTAAGCCTGCGTCAGAGAAATCTCCCTATTACGACATAGCTGAAAAGTATGGCGTTAAAATAGATTTCCGGCCCTTTATTAAGGTTGAAAGTCTTTCGGCGAAAGAATTTCGGCAACAGAAAATTTCGATTCTCGACCACACTGCCGTAATATTCACTTCGCGCCATGCTATTGACCATTTTTTCACTTTGTGTACTGAATTGCGCGTGACAATTCCCGAAACTATGAAGTATTTCTGTGTGACGGAAGCTGTTGCATTGTATATTCAAAAATATGTGCAATATCGTAAGCGTAAGATCTTCTTTGGAGCTACTGGAAAGATTGAAGACCTGATTCCTTCCATCGTAAAGCATAAAACGGAGAAGTATCTCGTTCCGATGTCAGACGTACATAATGACGATGTGAAAAACCTGCTCGACAAGAACAGCATTCAGCATACGGAAGCTGTGATGTATCGCACGGTGAGCAACGACTTTACACCGGACGAGGAGTTTGATTATGATATGTTAGTGTTCTTCAGCCCTGCCGGAGTGACTTCTTTGAAGAAGAACTTCCCGGATTTTAATCAGAAAGAGATTAAGATCGGAACGTTCGGATCTACTACCGCACAGGCTGTACGTGACGCAGGTCTCCGTCTGGACCTTGAGGCTCCTACGGTGCAGGCTCCGTCAATGACTGCCGCACT